The segment GAAACAAAGATGCGTTGAGAACCCAATCGCCTAACCCCCAATCCCTTGCATCGAAAAGAGAGAGTTGGATCACTCGCCTTGTAGTGTTATCACACTCGATCCCATCCCACACACAACAATTACTACTGTCCACCCAATCTCCCAAGGAAAGGTGATTTGGGTCGATCGAAGATTGGATCTCCAAGAGACCAATCCTCTCTTCCTCCAAACACCCATAACAACGACCATACCATTCGCCAACCATAGTCAATAATGCTAGCAACATGATCCAAGTCCCCATTTTTTTCAACATCATCATAGATAATTCTATGAACTACTACGTAGAATATTGTTGTTTGTTATGTGCCTATGGGCAACCATAGAGGTCCTATTAATACTACAGTCTGGTCATTTCCATTACTTACTTTATCTGCATATCTTGTGCAGAttctatgttttgagatttgaatattatttcatttctttttagaatattcttgaatttgaatattattttattttattgtttagcaCTTAGTCTATttgcatttaattatattttggttactaattatccaatttatataaaataaaaaaataaaaaaaatattacagtaCTTCAACATTGTTATCAATATTCGTGTGATTCCGTATAAGATCTTTTCGACTTTATAATTGTACTTCTCTCATCATAATCTAGAATAATTTAGGACTCTACTTGCATTACATGGTATCATCActatcatatatataattaaatacataaattatcaataataataaactcgAAATAATTATTAATCTTATCCTTTTGGATTGTGTGGCTACAGTATTATATACAAAAACTTCAAAtgcataacatatatatatatataagttagagacacttttgtttttatattcttgacttgtttttattacatttctgtcgcggggtgcgcgacgtcgcggcgatcgtccaccctcagggtGTGTAGTGGGGGATATATATCTGGTAAgtatagggagacaaggaattctttgtctcttagcagtaaaaaaaaatggtgtgggagtcgccacctagtattttggtcactaggaaccctaactggtctcagagatcgggcacggggactggttacgtaaagggaaggtattagcacc is part of the Populus nigra chromosome 8, ddPopNigr1.1, whole genome shotgun sequence genome and harbors:
- the LOC133701523 gene encoding cuscuta receptor 1-like gives rise to the protein MMMLKKMGTWIMLLALLTMVGEWYGRCYGCLEEERIGLLEIQSSIDPNHLSLGDWVDSSNCCVWDGIECDNTTRRVIQLSLFDARDWGLGDWVLNASLFLPFKELQSLDLGYNGLVGCLENEGFEVLSSKLRELGLSENRFNNDKSILSCFNGNFSTLKSLDLSANGLTAGSGSFYGNLLII